In Chryseobacterium salivictor, the DNA window ACTCCAGAGAGTTTATTTCCAATAGATGTTGACAGGAAGAATCCTCCCATCATTAATGCGGTAATTCTCGGTGGAGAAAGTTTTGAAACCAAAGATAATCCCATTGGCGAGAGGCATAATTCTCCCAAAGTAATAACTCCGTAGGAAGCGATCAGCCATATTGCAGAAACTTTTACCAATCCGTTGTTTCCGGCATACACAGCGCCAACCATTACCAAACAGGATAAAGCGGAGATAAATAAACCCAGAACAATTTTTGAAGGAGTAGTGGGTTCCTTACCCTTTCTTCGGAGCAACATAAAGAATCCAACGACGACCGGTGTTAAAAGAATGACCCAAGCCGGATTGATCGACTGGAATAATTCGGTGTTATAAAGGGCAACTTCCTGGCTGGGATTGGCTTCCAGTTTTGCGCGTTCATTTTCAGAAATATTTCGGAAATAGATATCCTGGTTCATCTCCTTTACAGGATTTCCGTCAGCATCTTTTACCGTTCTGTATTGATCATCATAAACTGAAACTTCCTTTTTTTCAAAGTTTTTTCCTTTAACACCATCTTTACCGTCAATTAAATTGATCGCACGCAATGGTTCAACTAAAGGTGCGGGAATCGACCGGTCCGTATAGTTATTTGCCCAACGGGTTAAGGCTGTGCCATTTTGTTTAAATACAGCCCAAAACATTACACTTACTGCAAAAATAGCAAGCAAAGCGCCGATAGGTCTTTTATCCTCCGAATTTGCTTTTACATAAAGCATGATATAGAAGTAGATGACCGGAATACAGGCAAATATAAATGCGTCTGTAGAATCGCTGCCAAAGATATTATTAGGGATCATCCATCCGATAAATCCTGCAATGATGGCCGGCAGGAAAACCTTCAACAAAACATCTGAAATTTTGGTATCTCCGTCCTGAGAAGGTTTCAAAATATTAGCCTGTAAAATATGTTTTCTTCCTAACGTGAAGACAAATAAGCCGATAAACATTCCAACTCCTGCGGTCATAAAAGCTGGTCCCCATCCGTATTTGTTTCTCATAAAGGCCGCAATAATATTGCAGATAAATGCACCGATATTGATTCCCATGTAGAAAATATTATACCCTGCGTCTTTATTATTCTTGTAGGGTTCCTCGTTATAAAGGTTGCCTAAAAGGGTAGAAATGCTCGGTTTAAAAAATCCGTTTCCTAAGATCACAAGTCCCAGGGAAGCATAAAAAAGAGGGAGTTCCTTGAATAAACCAATTCCCAGATATCCAAGTCCCATCAAAGCACCACCAATATAAATAGCTTTGATATATCCTAACACTTTGTCGGCTAAAAAACCGCCTAAAAAGGGAGTAAGATAAGTTAATGCGATAAAAGTCCCGAAGATATCATCTGCACTTTTATCATTGAAAGCGAGACCTCCTTTTTCACTGTCGATCATGTAAAGAACGAAGATTCCTAAGATTAAATAGTATCCGAAGCGTTCCCACATTTCCGTAAAAAACAGATAGGGTAAACCTTTAGGGTGTTTGCTGGTTGTTTTTTGTTCCATTTTCAAATTAAATTTTAGCAAATATATATTAATTAAGTTTAAATAAAAAAAGCCCTCTTATGAGAGCTTTCTTAGTTTGTTTAAAACATTTTTTTTAAAGATTTTCTAAAAGAAAATTCGTCATTTTCTGATAGAGTTGCGGGCGGGTTTGTCCACCATAAATACCGTGGTTTTTATCAGGATAAGCCATGAATTCAAATTGTTTATTGTTTTGAATTAAAGCTTCAGAAAATTCCATAGCATTCTGAAAATGAACGTTATCGTCAGCTGTTCCGTGGATCAACAGGTACTTTCCTTTTAATAAATTGGCGTACGTTGTTGGGGAATTATCGTCATATCCGCCAGGGTTTTCCTGAGGTGTTCTCATGAATCTTTCGGTGTAAATGGAGTCGTAATATCTCCAGTTGGTTACCGGTGCCACCGCAATTCCCGCTTTGAAAACATCCGCTCCTTTGGTTAAGGCCAAACTAGCCATATAACCACCGAAACTCCAGCCGAAAATTCCTATTCTGTCTTTATTGATGTAAGATTGTGTTCCGAACCATTTAGCAGCTGCGATTTGGTCTTCGATTTCGTATTTTCCTAAGTTTAAATAGGTTGTCTTTTTGTATTCAGTTCCTTTGTAACCGGTTCCACGGCCATCAACACAGGCAACGATATATCCTTTCTGAACCAGATGATTGAACCACAATCCATTTCCCTGATCCCAGGAATTACTCACCTGCTGGGAACCCGGACCGGAATACTGGAACATAAATAACGGATATTTTTTATTAGGATCGAAGTCCTTTGGTTTCATAATCCACGCGTTCATCTGGTCACCCGCTTCATTTGGAATGGTGAAAAATTCTTTGGTCACCATATTATCTGCCTGAAGTTTTTTCAGCTGCTCTTCATTATTCTGTAACTCTTTTAATGTTTTTCCGTTTCCATCTTTTAAAACATAAGTATAAGGTTTTGCCGCAGATGAAGAAGTTTCGATGAAATACTTATAATTATGGCTGAAGTTCGCACTGTTTGTTCCGCTTGCATTCGAAAGGAGCGTTGTTTTTCCTGTTTCGATATTTACTTTGGAAACGACTTTATTAATGCTCCCTTCCTGCGTGGTCTGAATGAAAACTTCTTTGCTTTTAGGATTAAATCCGTAGTAATTAGTTACTTCCCAGTTTCCTTTTGTGATCTGTTTTTTTAATTTTCCGTTTTGATCGTACCAGTAAAGATGTCTGTTCCCATCCCGTTCGGCTCCCCAGATGAAAGAATTGTCATCCAGAAATTCCAGGGTTACATTATCTGTATCAATCCATCTTTTATCAGATTCGGTAAACAATTTGGTGATAGCGCCGGTTTTGGTGTTTACTTTTAAAACATCTGAGGCATTCTGCAGTCTCTCCGAGGTTATCAAAATAATCTCATCGGCTTTTGCCGTTCTGTAAACATCCGGAATATAATAGTTTTTGAAATTGCTGAGATCCAAAGCCATGATTTTTGCAGAATCCAAACGGTAAAGCTGCGCAGATACCACCGAATTATTCGCTCCGGCTTTTGGATATTTAAATTTCATTTCAGAAGGGTAGAGTTGCTTGCCATAAATGGTTATAGACATTTCCGGCACTTCCGATTCGTTCGATTTAACAAAAATAATAGCGTCAGAATTTTTGGTCCATTCATACAGTTTCGCATGTCCAAATTCTTCTTCGTACACCCAGTCTGCAAGTCCGTTGATGACAGAGTTTTTCTTTCCATCCGTCGTAATCTGGGTAATCCTACCGGAATCTAAATCCTGATAAAATAAATTATTGTCAGCAATAAAAGCCACTTTGGTTCCGTCTGGCGAAAAAGTAGGTTCCTGCACAAAATTACCATTATTAAGAGGGAGAATTTTTCCGGATTTTAAATCTTTAACATCGAATTTACCTAAGAAAGAATGTCTGTAAATCGGTTCACTTTCTTTTAGTAGAAGGATTTTTGATTCTTCATCGTTGAAAATATAAGACTGGAATTTTCCATCGACGATGTTTCCTTCTTTTTTTGTTGTTTTATAGGAGTATTTTGCAATTCCGCCCGGTTCGATTACCGCGTAATTTTCACCGTTTTTGAGTGATGAGATTCCGGAGATTCCTTTGCCTCTGTAATAGCCAGAGTAGATTTTATCCAAGGTAATCTCCTGAGAGAAATAGGCAACAGATGTTAAAATAGAAATTGAGAAGAGGATTTTTTTCATAATAAATTTAGTAAGATTTTCAAAGATAGCAAATTTCTTAAAATAGCGTTAAACTTTCTGGTAATCACTTTTTATGGCAATATAATTGATATTATTTACATAATTAATAAAAAATAATCATTATGGAAACCTATCACTCAGAAAAATTAGTAAAATATCAAATAAATGATCAGGAAATTGTAGTCGGATTTGCTACCTATGAGGATGCTGAGAACTACGCCGCTCAAAATAAAGGCACTTTAGTAGAAGTCGGTTTTAAAGACGGGAATGATAATCCCCAATTAACAAATGAGGCAGAACTGGTCGATAGAAAACTTCATTATGTTGTAGAAGCCGGACCGGAATATCGGTTTATTCATTCGTCAGATCCGGAATTCAGGGATTTTGCTGAACGGCTTCAGGAAAGAAAATCACATCTGGATGAAGAAAGTCCCGAAGAGAAATATATCGCAAATGCAGAAATAGAAATTTCAGAAGACCCTATTATTGTTCTAAAAAATGGTGAATTCGAATCGGTAACTTCCAGAGAACGTTCGAAATATTTAAAGCATGCCCAAGTTTATGAAATAGGAGTTCTAAAAACAATTGAAGCTTAAATTTATAGAAAATGGCGACCAAAAAATATTCTAAAAAAGCACAGGAAAAAATTGGTGAAGTGATGCACGAATTTAAAGAAGGAAAACTGAAATCATCCTCCGGTGATAAAGTAACAGACAGAAAACAAGCCGTTGCAATTGGAATCTCTGAAGCAAAAGAAGCCGGATTAAAAGTAACCAAAAAGAAGAAATAACGCGTAATTTTACTGTTATATATAAACAATGAATTTGATAATTGCTTTTAAATAAGACCTGATTTACAGTATGTCATGTTCCTAATCATTATGGTTGAAACCTATTGGTTTTTTAGGTTCATCGATGACTTTGTAGTGTTCTAATTCTTTTTTTAATGCTTCGATTCTTTGGGTAAAATCTTCGTAATTATTCTGAGTAACATCAAAAATAAATTGTTGAATCTGATTCAGATAATCTCCGGTTAATTTTGAAGAAGCGTCCCGCAAAGAGGCATTCAGCATCTTTTGGGTAATTTCAATCGTTGTTGAATGGTCTTTTAAGTAGATGTTTCTTATCCGTTTTTTCAGACTCTGGGTAAAATCAATCAACATGGTATTTGAAAATACCTGCATTTTTTTGGCGATTTCTAACCAAAATGGAAGTTGATGTGCTTTGTTGTATTCTAAAATTTTCATCAGCAAAGCATTCTCACCAAGACCGTGTGTCATGTGATAAAAAAGCATTTCTGAACGCTCTTTTGTGTTGGGTGGAAATATGGGGATGAACATATCAAACCTACCTGGCGCAAGAAGTTCTTTATCAATTTTCTCAAGGGAATTTGCTGCGCCAACCATTAGAATTTTCTCCTGTTCAAAATGACTGATGTAGTGCAGAATAATTTCTTTGGTTTCTTCATCACAACTTTTTACAGTTTGTTCTTCACTTCGTTCAACCATCAACTGATCAAAGTCTTCTAAAAAAAGCAGCACTTTTTCCGATTTCATCGCTTGGATCAGAAAATCATTAAACGTTATTTTCTGGTTATCCACAAAAGAAGTTCCCAGAAAATGCTTTTTTATTTCTTTGAATTCGTATTCAATAATCTCTGCGATTTTCTTTGCCCAAAATATTTTGCCGCTTCCAGGCGGACCATAAAGGATAATTCCCGCAGGTTTATGAATTCCCCAGTCTTCCACTGAAAGATTACTTAAATAAGGTTCTAAGTTTTGGGAAATAAAGAAAAACAGATCTCGATAACCTATGAAATCTCTTTCGGCTAATCGGGTAGCTTTTCCAAAATAATTGTAAACGAATTCGTAATGGCCTCCCAATTTATGATCAATTCCGAAACTTGAAACCGATGATCTATATTTACCATTGTCAAATAATCTCGGTTGATCTTTCTTGATGATTTCCGCAACTTTTTCGGTCGGTTTGTTGATATTCTCTGCAATATCTTCGATGGATTTGTTTTGGTTTAAGTCTTCGGAATACTTCCTTAGGAAAATAATATTTTCCCGTGCGAATTTTACAAAATCGTCTTTGACTTCAAAGTTGGTAGTTATACATTCTGAAAGTTCCAGATCAAAATCCTGAATAAATTTGATAAAACTTTCGGTAGGGATTTTAAGTTCTTTTGCAAGTGCAGCCAATTTCATATCACATTTTTAAGAGTACAATCAAATGTACAAATTAAATTGTAGAATTTCTTTTAGAAATTAAACCCGAATCGGAAATTAGGGTTCAAAAGTTTCGAATTTTCCATTTTCATAAAAGAAAACAATCTTTTTGATTTTAACTTCTTGATTAACAGTTAATTCAGTTGAGGATTCTGATTTTGGAATCTCTAATCGCTGAGAATCGGATATTTTTTCCTTTTCGATTATTGGTACGCGAATTTTCGATTCTCGTGGAACTTCAGTTTCGATGCGGTCGTCGGATTCTGTGATACCAAAAGCTTCATCATTAATTAAAGAAAACAAATCGGGGAGAGAAGTCGGCTTTTGCTTTTCGGGAGTTGACTTAATTTCAGAAGCGGTGTCGGGTTTCTTCACCATTTCACCTGCACCTTCAATCAGCCATTCCCATTCTAATTCAGGAAAACGGTTTTTAATCTTCATCAGAAAATCCAGTGAGGGTTTATTTCGTCCGGAAGTGATATGAGAAATACTCGAGCGCTGTACTTCGATTTCATCCGCGAATTCTGACAGTGAAAATTCAGAATACGCGATAACTTTTGAAATTCTTTCCTTTAAATCCATATTACAAATGTAAAAATTATTTTACAATAATAAATTACAAATGTTAATCAATAAAAAATGAAGCACATTACAAATGTAAAGCAAAGATATAAACAGTTGATTTACATTATATATACCTATTTACAATATTAAATTATTTGCGCAGATGATCATCATTTTTAGGATTATATTTCAGTTTTCGCGCCTTTTTATGTTCCGGTAAAACAAGCGAAAGGAAGATGCTTCCACCTAATATTCCTACAATAATAAATAAAGAATCAGTGGTTGAAAAACCTAAACGGTCAAGATATTCATGGAATAACATTTTCAAACCGATGAAAGTTAATAAGAGAGCTAATCCTATTTTAAGGAATCTGAATTTATCGATGACTCCGGCTAATAAAAAGAACATAGAACGCAGTCCGATAATCGCGAAAATATTTGAGAAGAAAACGATATAAGGATCTTTGGTGACCGAGAATATGGCGGGAATACTGTCAACGGCAAAGATCAGATCGGTAAATTCTATGATGATAAGAACCAGGAACAACGGGGTCATTTTTGTAATACCATTAATTTTTACAAAAAACTTATTTCCGACAAAGTGATTATGAACCTTAAAATACCTGTTGGCAAACTTAACGACAGGGTGTTTTTGGGTATCGATCTTGTCATCATTGTCTTTATCAAAAAACATCTTGATGCCGGTAAATACCAGGAAAGCGCCGAATACATACATGATCCATTCGAACTTGTGGATAAGTGCCGCACCTAAAAAGATAAAGAGAAACCTCATCACAATAGCCCCCAGAATTCCCCAGAAAAGCACCCGGTGGTAATTCCTTGGAGCCACGCCAAAAGCCGTGAATACCAGAACTATTACGAAGATATTATCTACGGAAAGGGCGTATTCTACTACATAACCGGTTAAATATTCGAGACCGAGATTTTGATTGTATAAATAGATACTGCTTCCCAGATCCCCGGGAATGATTTTAACGGGATGATGATGCCTGGAAATGACCTCCTGCAGTTTTTCGATACTGTCGATGCCATGGAGTAGGTGACCGTAGTGTGTAAGAACAAAATAAAAACACATTGAAAGTGCTACTACGAAAAAACTCATCAAGCCGGCTTGTTTCATAGAAACGGTATCTGATTTCTTATTCAGCAACCCTAAATCGAGGGCCAGAATAATTAAGATAAAGGCAATAAAACCTAATAGGAAAATACTCTCGTTTGTCATATAATTATAAAGAACAAATATAGTCAAATTAAAGAATTTTCGACTCTGTTACAAATGTAAACCATGGTATGATAGATCGGAATACAATAAAAATCCTGTTTATGTTAGTTACCGTCAAATAGGGTTTTCCACACTGTTTTGTACTTAAAGCAAATATGAATATTTAATTTAAGTGAAGCTTATAAATAATTGAATTTAAGTAATTTACATATTTAAATTAAAATTAATGTAATCCACAATTTTATCAACAGACATTGTGACATTTTGAACTGTTTAATTAATTTACAAAAGTTAATTTTATTTTTAGAAAAGAAAAATCTAAATTTGGAAATTGTAAAATTGAAACAGATTATGTCAAACTTAAAATACCTGCAAAACCCTGATTTCCCAAACCGTTATATTTCCCCGGAAAAATTATTTAATTTCCTGCAGGCGAATTACAGCGATCAAATTAAAGAGATCGGTTATTCTTATTTAGAGAAACCTATCTTTAAAATGAGTCTGGGAACTGGTACAGTTAAAATCCTCGCATGGTCCCAAATGCATGGAAATGAATCGAATGCCACCCATGCAATGCTTGATTTATTGGAAATATTTAAACATCAGCCGGAAATAGGCGAGGAATTGTTCTCAAAGATTTCACTTGATTTTATTTTCATGCTTAATCCTGACGGTTCAGAAAAATGGTCCAGAAGAAATGGACTCGATATCGATCTTAACAGAGATTTTCTGAAACTTTCCAGCAAAGAGTTTCCTATGCTCAAAGAACTGGCTCAGAATGGATCTTATAAGTATGCCCTGAACCTCCATGAACAAAGAACGATCTTCAGTACAGATGGAATTCATCCCGCAACCCTGTCTTTTTTAGCGCCTTCTCAGGATCATGAAAGAACCGTTTCTGAAACGAGGAAAAAAGCAATGGCAGTAATTTCTAAAATTTACCAAAAACTGAAGACTCAGATTCCGCATCAGATCGCGAGGTATTCAGATGAATTTTATCCGACTTCTACGGGAGATAATTTTACAAAATTCGGGATTCCAACCATATTGTTTGAAGGCGGTCATTTTCAAAATGATTATAAAAGAACAGGAACCCGTAAATATTACACACTTGCTTTATATGAAGCGCTGGTGGCAACTTCTGAATTAAACGGTGCCACAGATGGTTGGGAAATCTATCAGGAGATTCCGGAAAATAAAGAATCTCATTATGATCTGATTTACAGAAATGTAAAACTGAATACCGATTTTGAATGTATTTTAGATGTCGCCGTTCAGTATAAGGAAGAAATAAAACCCGGCGCTGACGAAATTTATTTCATTCCCATCGTTGTCGAAGTCGGTGATATCGGCAAAAAGAAAGGCTGGAAAGAAATTGACTGCACAGGGAAAACCTTTGTTTCCGACAGGAAATTCCCCAAATTAGATGAAGAAGTCGATTTCAAAATAGTATAACAAAAAAAAGCGAAGTCTGCAGACTTCGCTTTTATGTTGAATTATTGATAAGATTTAATTGACGACTTTGATTCCGCTCGCCATAAATCTGATTTCTTCTTCAGGTTTCGTGATCGCATCAATTTCTGACTGTGGTTTTTTTGCATCTTCGGCATAGTGCTTTTGTTCGTCCACAGAAGTAACTTTCATCTCTGCGTTTCCTTCCAATACAACGGTTTTTCCTTCCAAAGCAGTAGGAACGAAGAAGCCGTAATCTTTCATCTTTACGAAAAATTTCTCGTTATTATCGGTTTCAACCGTTAACCAGCATCCTTTTTTATCGCAAACTTTCGTTACTTTTCCTTTAACTGCTACGTTTTCTACTTTTGCAGATTTTTTTAATTTCTGATCTAATTTCTTAGTTGTTAACGCAGATTTTTCTGCTTTTGCAGAAACACCCGCTCCGTACACGTCTCCCACCAAGGCCTTACCTTCGGGTGGACCGGCTTTTTTTGCTTCCGTTCCCTGTGCAAAAGCAATGGTGGAAAGCATCAGGGATAATAAAAGAACAAACTTTTTCATTGATTTAATTTTTACAAAAGTATAAAATATTTTTTAATCAGAATTATTTAAGAATCAGCTATTTGTGATATTTCCAATATACTTGCAATCAAAATGTTAAATTCCTTATATAAAATTTATATATTTATCCCTTTCAAAATTGAATTCGAAATAAGACCGCTTTTTTATTTAACGAAAAATTTACATTGAAATAATAATTAATATAATTTTAGCAGAGAGAAATAAATCCAGTTTTCTCTTTAATCTCGATCATCTATGAATAAAAAACTTAAACTTTGGGATGCAACCATGCTCGTAATGGGCTCTATGATTGGAAGCGGAATTTTTATCGTCAGTTCAGACATGATGCGGAATCTAGGCTCCGGATACTGGCTGATTGCCGTCTGGATGATTACCGGAATCATGACTATTGCCGCCGCTATTTCATATGGCGAACTCTCGGCAATGTTTCCAAAAGCTGGCGGACAGTATACTTACATTACCGAAATATTTGGGAAAATGCCTGGGTTTCTTTATGGCTGGGGGTTATTCACCGTTATCCAAACCGGAACGATCGCAGCGGTAGCAATGGCTTTCGGGAAATTTACCGCCTATCTCGTCCCGGCACTTAATTCCCAACCTATTTTTCAAAGTGGAGGATTCAAAATTACCTGGATTCAAATTCTCGCCATCGGGATTATTTTACTGCTCACCTATATTAATTCAAGAGGTTTAAAAAACGGAAAAATTTTGCAGGATGTTTTTACCTCATCGAAAATTATCGCACTTTTAGGGATTATTATTTTCGGAGTTATTTTGGTGAAGAATTCCCAATGGGCAGAAAACATGAGTTTCGGCTGGAATGCTTTCCAGGATTTTGGTACAGATACAGGTAATACATTGGAACCTACGACTTGGAAATCAATCGGAGGAATCACCCTTTTAGGCGGAATCGCCGCTGCTATGGTTGGTTCCGTATTTAGTTCAGTGGCCTGGGAAAACGTGACGTTTATGTCGGGCGAAATCGAAAATCCAAAGAAAAACGTGGTGAAAGCCATGGTCCTCGGGACCTCTGTTGTAATGGTTTTGTACCTTTTTGTAAACTTTGTTTACCTGCATGCGCTCGATCGAAACGGGATCGCATTTGCAGATAATAATCGCCCTGCGGTGGCGGCCTCCGAAGTTATTTTCGGAAGCACAGGTACCGTCATTATGGCGCTTTTAGTCATGGTTTCCACTTTCGGATGTATTAACGGATTGGTTTTAGCCGGTGCCAGAGTTTTTCAGACCATGGCAAAAGATGGTTTGTTTTTCAAATCAGCTGCAGAAAATAATCAAAACGAGGTTCCCGGTAAATCCCTTTGGATGCAGGGAAGTTGGGCATGTTTACTCGCACTTTCCGGGCAATACGGTGATTTGCTCGATATGATTTCATTCATCATTGTACTGTTTTATATGGTCACCGTTTTCGGCGTAATCTGGATGAGGATTAAACAGCCAAATACCGACAGACCCTATAAAACCTGGCTTTACCCAATCACGCCTATTATTTATTTACTGATAGGAAGCGCATTTTGCGTCCTTTTAATCATCTTCAAACCACAATATACCTGGCCGGGATTCATCCTTATATTAATCGGAGTTCCCGTGTATTGGTTCATCAACAGGAGAAAATCAAATTAGTAATCTTTAGGTCAATTCATTTTCAGGAGCAACAAGATTTTTACTTCTTACAAATTCAGTCCCGCTCTCCGTTATATCTCTGGCTTTTTGCCAAAAAAGCCAGAGGATACCGCTGCGATCGGGGCTAAAAACGTATTTCAGGTTTCTTTACGAAAGTTCAGCACGGATAATTTTATTGAAAATGGAAGAACTGTTATGAAGAAATAATCATAGGCCCAGGTATTGTTTCAACAGGAGCTGATAAAAACTTATTTACACTTTACGAACCACTTTAAAAACTGTTCTGACTTTAGTGATTAAAAGAGAAAAGGCCTGCTTAAAATTTCAGCACATTCTTATCATTTCCGAAAAAAATAAGTAACTTTCGAAAAAGAAATTATGTCAGAATTAGTGCCTGTTTTTCAATCTTCTTACCTGTACGAAATTGAAGTTGCCAAAACAAAACTCGCTTCTCGGGATATTCCAAGTTATATAAAAAATGAATTTGTAAATAATATTGCGGTGTTTCCTATTTCCCAAAATTATTATTTATTGGTGAGCGAAAGAGACTTTGAGGCCGCAGAAAAAGTCCTTCAGGAAAATGATGAAATCTCCGAAGATGATATGTAGCATTTGTTTCTTTAATTTCAGAAAACCCAAAAACAACAACAGATAATCAGAGGATTTATGGCTCACAATCATTCCCATGACCATTCGCACCAGATGAATGTAACCAATTTAAACCGTGCTTTCTATATCGGTATTGGATTAAATTTGGTTTTTGTGATCGTGGAAGCAGGTTATGGTTGGATGTACAATTCGCTTTCTCTGCTTTCTGATGCAGGACACAATTTAAGCGATGTAATGAGCCTGGTTTTATCTTTAATTGCTTTTAAATTAGTAAAAAGAAAACCTACGTCAACCTATACTTATGGTTTTCGCCGGGCCACGATTTTAGCCTCGTTGATCAATGCTGTTTTACTCATCTTTGCGGTCGGATTTATCATTTACGAAGCGGTTGGCCGATTCATGAATCCTCAGCCACTGGAAGGTGGAGTAGTTTCTGTCGTCGCATTTGTCGGAATTTTTGTGAATGGAATTACGGCGTGGCTCTTTCTGAAAGATAAAGAAAAAGACCTCAATGTGAAAGGCGCTTATCTGCACATGGTTGCTGATGCTTTGGTTTCCCTGGCAGTGGTCATTGGCGGAATTATCATTATCTACACCAATTGGTTTTGGCTGGATGCGCTGTTGAGTATTTTAATCGGCATCGTAATTTTGGCCGGCACCTGGAGTTTGCTGACTCAAAGTTTAAAATTGTCCTTAGATGGCGTTCCCGAAAATATAAATCCAGAAAAAGTAAAACAAGAAATTCTCAAAATAGAGGGAGTGATCGATTTTCAGCACGTTCATATTTGGGCTTTAAGTACCACTGAAAATGCCTTAACAGCTCACCTTCAGATTTCTGAAAACCTAAGTATTCCCGAAATTGAAAATCTGAAAGCAACCGTGAAACACGAGTTGGAGCATCTTCAGATTAAACATTCCACCATCGAAACCTATTTTGGAGAAAAGCATTTTGAAGAAGATGCTTTTTAGAAAAATTCAATATCACGTATTCTTAGCCGGCGCTTTTCAGGAAATATAAATTTTGATT includes these proteins:
- a CDS encoding M14 family zinc carboxypeptidase — protein: MSNLKYLQNPDFPNRYISPEKLFNFLQANYSDQIKEIGYSYLEKPIFKMSLGTGTVKILAWSQMHGNESNATHAMLDLLEIFKHQPEIGEELFSKISLDFIFMLNPDGSEKWSRRNGLDIDLNRDFLKLSSKEFPMLKELAQNGSYKYALNLHEQRTIFSTDGIHPATLSFLAPSQDHERTVSETRKKAMAVISKIYQKLKTQIPHQIARYSDEFYPTSTGDNFTKFGIPTILFEGGHFQNDYKRTGTRKYYTLALYEALVATSELNGATDGWEIYQEIPENKESHYDLIYRNVKLNTDFECILDVAVQYKEEIKPGADEIYFIPIVVEVGDIGKKKGWKEIDCTGKTFVSDRKFPKLDEEVDFKIV
- a CDS encoding cation diffusion facilitator family transporter — protein: MAHNHSHDHSHQMNVTNLNRAFYIGIGLNLVFVIVEAGYGWMYNSLSLLSDAGHNLSDVMSLVLSLIAFKLVKRKPTSTYTYGFRRATILASLINAVLLIFAVGFIIYEAVGRFMNPQPLEGGVVSVVAFVGIFVNGITAWLFLKDKEKDLNVKGAYLHMVADALVSLAVVIGGIIIIYTNWFWLDALLSILIGIVILAGTWSLLTQSLKLSLDGVPENINPEKVKQEILKIEGVIDFQHVHIWALSTTENALTAHLQISENLSIPEIENLKATVKHELEHLQIKHSTIETYFGEKHFEEDAF
- a CDS encoding APC family permease produces the protein MNKKLKLWDATMLVMGSMIGSGIFIVSSDMMRNLGSGYWLIAVWMITGIMTIAAAISYGELSAMFPKAGGQYTYITEIFGKMPGFLYGWGLFTVIQTGTIAAVAMAFGKFTAYLVPALNSQPIFQSGGFKITWIQILAIGIILLLTYINSRGLKNGKILQDVFTSSKIIALLGIIIFGVILVKNSQWAENMSFGWNAFQDFGTDTGNTLEPTTWKSIGGITLLGGIAAAMVGSVFSSVAWENVTFMSGEIENPKKNVVKAMVLGTSVVMVLYLFVNFVYLHALDRNGIAFADNNRPAVAASEVIFGSTGTVIMALLVMVSTFGCINGLVLAGARVFQTMAKDGLFFKSAAENNQNEVPGKSLWMQGSWACLLALSGQYGDLLDMISFIIVLFYMVTVFGVIWMRIKQPNTDRPYKTWLYPITPIIYLLIGSAFCVLLIIFKPQYTWPGFILILIGVPVYWFINRRKSN
- a CDS encoding putative signal transducing protein, which translates into the protein MSELVPVFQSSYLYEIEVAKTKLASRDIPSYIKNEFVNNIAVFPISQNYYLLVSERDFEAAEKVLQENDEISEDDM
- a CDS encoding DUF4920 domain-containing protein — protein: MKKFVLLLSLMLSTIAFAQGTEAKKAGPPEGKALVGDVYGAGVSAKAEKSALTTKKLDQKLKKSAKVENVAVKGKVTKVCDKKGCWLTVETDNNEKFFVKMKDYGFFVPTALEGKTVVLEGNAEMKVTSVDEQKHYAEDAKKPQSEIDAITKPEEEIRFMASGIKVVN